In Desulfovibrio legallii, a single genomic region encodes these proteins:
- the sucC gene encoding ADP-forming succinate--CoA ligase subunit beta, translating into MNIHEYQAKGLLAQFGVPVPTGALAATPTEARAAAGALPGPVWVVKAQIHAGGRGKGGGVQVCKSLNAVEAAARHILGMQLVTHQTGPEGKKVHKVWVEQGTDIARELYLAVVLDRGAQRLTVMASPDGGMDIEEVAARTPERIFTARLDGGHHIWPFQARQLLFGCGLTPEQVNQGAALVQNLVRLAVEKDAVLVEINPLAVTAAGNVVALDAKMDFDESALKRHPDVAALDDPEESDPLERKARELGVNYVRLSGYVGTMVNGAGLAMATMDAIKQAGAEPANFLDAGGGANEQMVAAGFEVMLSDPHVRGILINIFGGILRCDIVAQGVVNAARKVDLHLPLVVRLEGTNVEEGRRILRESGLNFATAASMSEAAHKIAALTAGSDTAQTAGGTA; encoded by the coding sequence ATGAATATTCACGAATACCAGGCAAAGGGCCTGCTGGCCCAGTTTGGCGTGCCCGTGCCCACGGGAGCGCTGGCGGCCACGCCGACCGAAGCCCGCGCGGCCGCCGGCGCCCTGCCCGGCCCGGTCTGGGTGGTCAAGGCGCAGATCCACGCCGGCGGCCGTGGCAAGGGCGGCGGCGTGCAGGTCTGCAAAAGTCTGAACGCGGTGGAGGCCGCTGCCCGACACATTCTGGGCATGCAGCTGGTGACGCACCAGACCGGCCCAGAAGGCAAAAAGGTCCATAAGGTCTGGGTAGAACAGGGCACGGACATTGCCCGTGAGCTGTACCTGGCCGTAGTGCTGGACCGGGGCGCACAGCGCCTGACGGTCATGGCCTCGCCCGACGGCGGCATGGACATTGAAGAGGTGGCCGCGCGCACGCCAGAGCGCATCTTTACCGCCAGACTGGACGGCGGCCACCATATCTGGCCCTTCCAGGCGCGGCAACTGCTCTTTGGCTGCGGGCTCACGCCGGAGCAGGTCAACCAGGGCGCGGCCCTGGTGCAGAACCTGGTGCGCCTGGCCGTAGAAAAAGACGCTGTGCTGGTGGAAATCAATCCGCTGGCCGTGACCGCAGCCGGAAACGTGGTGGCCCTGGACGCCAAGATGGACTTTGACGAAAGCGCCCTCAAACGCCATCCGGACGTGGCCGCCCTGGACGACCCCGAGGAGAGCGACCCCCTGGAGCGCAAGGCGCGGGAACTGGGCGTAAACTACGTGCGCCTGTCCGGTTATGTGGGCACCATGGTCAACGGCGCCGGCCTGGCCATGGCCACCATGGACGCCATCAAGCAGGCTGGAGCGGAGCCCGCCAATTTTCTGGATGCGGGCGGCGGGGCCAACGAACAGATGGTGGCCGCAGGCTTTGAGGTCATGCTTTCCGACCCGCACGTGCGGGGCATACTTATCAATATTTTCGGTGGCATCCTGCGCTGCGACATTGTGGCTCAGGGCGTGGTCAACGCGGCCCGCAAGGTGGACCTGCACCTGCCGTTGGTGGTGCGCCTGGAAGGCACCAACGTGGAGGAAGGCCGCCGCATCCTCAGGGAAAGCGGCTTAAACTTTGCAACGGCGGCCTCCATGAGCGAGGCGGCGCACAAAATTGCGGCCCTCACCGCCGGAAGCGATACGGCCCAAACCGCCGGAGGTACGGCATGA
- the sucD gene encoding succinate--CoA ligase subunit alpha: protein MSILVDKNTRVLVQGLTGREGRFHTEQMQAYGTTVVAGCTPGKGGQTVLGVPVFNTVAEAVRETGADVSVVFVPASVAADAVCEAADAGVRLVICITEHIPVLDMVRVKARLKDTGTQLVGPNCPGVITPGQCKIGIQPGYIHKPGSVGVISRSGTLTYEAVHQLTAQGLGQSTCVGIGGDPVPGLYFTDLLKMFRDDPETEAVCLIGEIGGDGEEKAAAYIRESAYPKPVFGFIAGLTAPKGKRMGHAGAIISGGKGRGEDKIAALSSAGVTIIHELGLLGETVAKKLRA, encoded by the coding sequence ATGAGCATTCTGGTCGACAAAAATACCCGCGTACTGGTGCAGGGCCTTACGGGACGCGAGGGCCGCTTCCATACAGAGCAGATGCAGGCCTACGGCACCACGGTGGTGGCGGGCTGCACGCCGGGCAAGGGCGGGCAAACCGTCCTGGGCGTGCCCGTGTTCAACACCGTGGCCGAGGCCGTGCGGGAAACAGGCGCGGACGTAAGCGTGGTTTTCGTGCCCGCAAGCGTGGCGGCGGACGCCGTGTGCGAAGCGGCGGACGCGGGCGTGCGCCTGGTTATCTGCATTACGGAGCACATCCCCGTGCTGGACATGGTACGGGTCAAGGCCCGGCTCAAGGACACGGGCACGCAGCTGGTGGGCCCCAACTGCCCCGGCGTCATCACGCCCGGCCAGTGCAAAATCGGCATCCAGCCCGGCTATATCCACAAACCCGGCTCTGTGGGCGTCATCAGCCGTTCCGGCACCCTGACCTATGAGGCCGTGCACCAGCTCACGGCCCAGGGCCTGGGGCAAAGCACCTGCGTGGGCATTGGCGGTGACCCGGTGCCGGGCCTGTACTTTACGGACCTGCTCAAAATGTTTCGGGATGACCCGGAAACCGAAGCCGTCTGCCTGATCGGCGAAATCGGCGGCGACGGAGAAGAAAAAGCCGCCGCCTACATCCGCGAAAGCGCCTATCCCAAGCCCGTGTTCGGCTTTATTGCCGGGCTTACGGCCCCCAAGGGCAAGCGCATGGGCCATGCCGGGGCCATCATCAGCGGCGGTAAAGGCCGCGGCGAAGACAAAATCGCCGCCCTTTCGTCCGCCGGCGTCACCATCATCCACGAACTGGGCCTCCTGGGCGAAACCGTGGCCAAAAAATTACGGGCATAA
- a CDS encoding FAD-binding oxidoreductase produces the protein MSEEYKTSLTDEHKNFLQGLFKDGASFDPEVLRVYASDASLRVGTVLAMVRPENADQLCAFMRWADAERVAVHPRGRGTSLSGGCVPTVPGIVVSMLGMDRILEISKEDFVAVVEPGVNTALLQAECEKLGMFYPPDPASGKATSVGGNVITCAGGLRAVKYGVTRDYVLGLEAVLPGGKLVRFGGRSHKDVIGLDLGRLFVGSEGSLGIVTKLTLKLIPKPEASASVLVGYPSLDAALASMGKVFAAGILPCAVEFMNETVLEILTKTGEVPWPDTVKSLLLFQVDGSRDTVPLENARLSKQLDDALWRMEGVGKEEEDRLWAYRRRVSAASYVLGPDRIGGDMAVPRGSILKAVRRFEEIAAANGKRLIGFGHAGDGNIHANLHYDASDPDDARRTQKTHHELDDAALEFGGSLSGEHGGGCLKDVGKQLGQEEHALMRAVRRVFDPHGILNPGKGY, from the coding sequence ATGTCAGAGGAATATAAAACCTCCCTCACGGACGAGCACAAAAATTTTCTGCAAGGTTTGTTCAAGGATGGCGCGTCTTTTGATCCGGAGGTACTGCGCGTCTACGCATCTGACGCCAGCCTGCGCGTGGGCACGGTGCTGGCCATGGTGCGGCCGGAAAATGCGGACCAACTTTGCGCCTTCATGCGCTGGGCCGATGCGGAGCGTGTGGCCGTCCACCCGCGCGGGCGCGGCACCAGTCTTTCCGGGGGCTGCGTGCCCACGGTGCCCGGCATTGTGGTTTCCATGCTGGGCATGGACCGCATTCTGGAGATCTCCAAAGAAGACTTTGTGGCTGTAGTGGAGCCCGGCGTCAACACCGCTCTGCTCCAAGCAGAGTGCGAGAAGCTGGGCATGTTCTATCCGCCGGACCCCGCCAGCGGCAAGGCCACCAGCGTGGGCGGCAACGTGATTACCTGCGCGGGCGGCCTGCGCGCCGTCAAGTACGGTGTTACCCGCGACTACGTGCTAGGGCTGGAGGCCGTGCTGCCCGGCGGCAAGCTGGTCAGGTTCGGCGGCCGCTCACACAAGGACGTCATTGGCCTGGACCTGGGACGCCTGTTTGTGGGCAGCGAAGGCAGCCTGGGCATTGTGACCAAGCTCACCCTCAAGCTCATCCCCAAACCCGAAGCCTCGGCCTCCGTGCTGGTGGGCTATCCCTCGCTGGACGCGGCGCTGGCCTCCATGGGCAAGGTCTTTGCGGCGGGCATTCTGCCCTGCGCCGTGGAATTTATGAACGAAACCGTGCTGGAAATCCTGACCAAAACGGGTGAAGTGCCCTGGCCGGACACGGTCAAATCCCTGCTGCTTTTTCAGGTGGACGGCAGCCGCGACACCGTGCCCCTGGAAAACGCCCGGCTTTCCAAACAGCTGGACGACGCCCTCTGGCGCATGGAAGGCGTGGGCAAAGAAGAGGAGGACAGACTCTGGGCCTACCGCCGCAGGGTTTCGGCAGCCTCCTATGTGCTGGGGCCGGACCGCATCGGCGGCGACATGGCCGTACCGCGCGGCTCCATCCTCAAGGCCGTACGCCGCTTTGAGGAAATAGCCGCCGCCAACGGCAAACGCCTTATCGGCTTCGGCCACGCGGGCGACGGCAACATCCACGCGAATCTGCACTACGACGCCTCAGACCCGGACGACGCCCGCCGCACCCAGAAAACCCACCACGAGCTCGACGACGCCGCTCTGGAATTTGGCGGCAGCCTTTCCGGCGAACACGGCGGCGGCTGCCTCAAGGATGTGGGCAAACAGCTGGGTCAGGAGGAACACGCCCTGATGCGCGCCGTGCGACGGGTATTTGATCCTCACGGCATCCTCAATCCCGGCAAGGGGTATTAA
- a CDS encoding (Fe-S)-binding protein has product MKRGCTQCGECLNVCPVYALFKREEYAPKGKRLLMEPLDAEYGDAATAQLSWERVRQLARLCAGCGRCQRVCARKLSTSELLADARARNPHWTQNLWEIWIRRAGPLWPLAGKIAMLAPDAAVPEGLRSSLATARALVDLPAIKPWLILTPTQKKPGTPVVLFSGCTAVNARPRWIAKARELLATWGYQVLDSSGFTCCGGTLHHAGRYKAQDEVRQKNIQVWRDLGRPLVASFCASCKHSLDEYAAVLPEDEAAQWKEKCRGLSALLEQPRLHATADAPTAVAYHQPCHWGTADPDLPLLQQGLPELKKGAGLCCGMGGILKMSNPDLSMDMARKCLEGFAPEARHVITGCSGCVMQLSSVATAKNKEVRHWLDIVAVEAGA; this is encoded by the coding sequence ATGAAACGCGGTTGCACACAGTGCGGTGAATGCCTCAACGTCTGTCCGGTCTATGCCCTGTTCAAGCGCGAAGAATACGCCCCCAAGGGCAAACGTCTGCTTATGGAACCCCTGGACGCCGAATACGGCGACGCCGCCACGGCCCAGCTCTCCTGGGAGCGCGTCCGCCAGCTGGCCCGGCTCTGCGCCGGTTGCGGACGCTGTCAGCGCGTCTGCGCGCGCAAGCTCTCCACCAGTGAGCTGCTGGCCGACGCGCGGGCCAGAAATCCCCATTGGACGCAGAACCTCTGGGAGATATGGATCCGCCGGGCCGGGCCCCTCTGGCCCCTGGCCGGAAAAATCGCCATGCTCGCGCCCGACGCGGCCGTGCCTGAAGGGCTGCGTTCCTCTCTGGCCACAGCCCGTGCCCTGGTGGATCTGCCCGCCATTAAGCCCTGGCTCATCCTGACGCCGACACAAAAAAAACCGGGCACGCCCGTGGTCTTGTTCAGCGGCTGTACCGCCGTCAACGCCCGTCCGCGCTGGATCGCCAAGGCGCGGGAGCTGCTCGCCACCTGGGGCTACCAGGTGCTGGACAGCTCCGGCTTTACCTGTTGCGGCGGCACCCTGCACCACGCGGGACGCTACAAGGCCCAGGACGAGGTGCGCCAAAAAAATATCCAGGTCTGGCGCGACCTCGGCCGCCCCCTGGTGGCGAGCTTCTGCGCCTCGTGCAAACACAGTCTGGACGAATACGCCGCGGTGCTGCCCGAAGACGAAGCCGCCCAATGGAAGGAAAAATGCCGGGGTCTGTCGGCCCTGCTAGAGCAGCCCCGCCTGCACGCCACAGCGGATGCGCCAACCGCGGTGGCCTACCACCAGCCCTGCCACTGGGGCACAGCCGACCCGGACCTGCCCTTGCTCCAACAGGGCCTGCCGGAGCTGAAAAAAGGCGCGGGCCTGTGCTGCGGCATGGGCGGCATTCTGAAAATGAGCAATCCGGATCTTTCCATGGACATGGCCCGCAAATGCCTGGAGGGCTTTGCTCCTGAGGCCCGTCACGTCATCACCGGCTGCAGCGGCTGCGTCATGCAGCTTTCTTCCGTGGCCACCGCAAAAAATAAGGAGGTACGCCACTGGCTGGATATCGTTGCCGTGGAAGCCGGAGCCTGA
- a CDS encoding SLC13 family permease, translating into MANKFEEYGKKYGTVVAVLVALLVWCLPTPEGMNLTQHKLLSIFSGAVILWVTLSVSVATSSFIIVSLLYFWVGNAEGALKGGSLVHNAGFALSGFASPALWMLITGFIISIAMTETGMARRVALHLMRMFGKTPGGAILAPMIANLLVAPLTPSNTARTAAMLPIVEGVAQAYRVEPGKSNFGKALFLANTFASNITAGGFLTATIPNPIAIGMIVAALGTAASVTSWGFWALAALPTTLIVLIGSQYVVRWLFPPEMKTIPGGLEYVETELRAMGPTSPREKKALLFFSLALILWASDMWHHFNSTMVAFVVSTLILLPKVGVLSWKEAQKSIPWELFVYFGGVITLSNVLTKTKAFEWVIKSGITGLGLTHVDMMPLMIGLMGFTIFSHIIWSTTTAMAGVMIPIYIGLAQSFGFPVAGFVLPQAILMGYALFLPFNTMGNIIMFGAGYYTVSDQLKAAFAVGLFAWAAWALTAVAWFPIIGLY; encoded by the coding sequence ATGGCAAATAAATTTGAAGAATACGGTAAAAAATACGGCACTGTGGTCGCCGTGCTGGTGGCGCTGCTGGTGTGGTGTCTGCCCACACCGGAAGGCATGAACCTGACCCAGCACAAGCTGCTGAGCATCTTTTCCGGCGCGGTCATCCTCTGGGTAACACTGAGCGTATCCGTGGCCACCAGCAGCTTCATCATCGTTTCCCTGCTCTACTTCTGGGTGGGCAACGCCGAGGGCGCTCTCAAGGGCGGTTCGCTGGTCCACAATGCGGGCTTCGCCCTTTCCGGCTTCGCCTCCCCGGCCCTGTGGATGCTTATCACCGGCTTCATCATTTCCATTGCCATGACGGAAACGGGCATGGCACGCCGGGTGGCCCTGCACCTTATGCGCATGTTCGGCAAAACGCCGGGCGGGGCCATTCTCGCGCCCATGATCGCCAACCTGCTGGTGGCGCCCCTGACCCCTTCCAACACCGCCCGCACCGCCGCCATGCTGCCCATTGTGGAAGGCGTGGCCCAGGCCTACCGCGTGGAGCCCGGCAAAAGCAATTTCGGCAAAGCCCTGTTCCTCGCCAATACCTTTGCCTCCAACATTACGGCGGGCGGCTTTCTCACGGCCACCATCCCCAACCCCATTGCCATCGGCATGATTGTGGCCGCCCTGGGCACGGCCGCATCCGTGACCTCCTGGGGCTTCTGGGCGCTGGCCGCCCTACCCACCACGCTCATCGTGCTCATCGGCAGCCAGTACGTGGTGCGCTGGCTCTTCCCGCCCGAAATGAAAACCATCCCCGGCGGGCTGGAATATGTGGAAACCGAACTGCGCGCCATGGGGCCCACCAGCCCGCGCGAAAAAAAGGCCCTGCTCTTCTTCAGCCTGGCGCTCATCCTCTGGGCCTCGGATATGTGGCACCACTTCAATTCCACCATGGTGGCCTTTGTGGTCAGCACGCTCATCCTGCTGCCCAAGGTGGGCGTGCTTTCCTGGAAGGAAGCGCAAAAATCCATCCCGTGGGAGCTGTTCGTCTACTTCGGCGGCGTCATTACCCTGAGCAACGTACTGACCAAGACCAAAGCCTTTGAGTGGGTCATCAAGTCCGGCATCACGGGCCTGGGCCTGACCCATGTGGACATGATGCCTCTGATGATCGGCCTTATGGGCTTTACCATCTTCAGCCACATCATCTGGTCCACCACCACGGCCATGGCCGGCGTCATGATCCCCATCTACATCGGTCTGGCGCAGAGCTTCGGCTTTCCCGTGGCCGGCTTTGTGCTGCCCCAGGCCATCCTCATGGGCTACGCCCTGTTCCTGCCCTTCAACACTATGGGCAACATCATCATGTTCGGCGCAGGCTATTATACGGTAAGCGACCAGCTCAAGGCCGCCTTTGCCGTGGGCCTGTTTGCCTGGGCGGCCTGGGCGCTCACCGCTGTGGCCTGGTTTCCCATTATCGGCCTGTACTGA
- a CDS encoding DUF362 domain-containing protein, giving the protein MSTTRKPLPPMARVRQSFTRPRVDDPVAAMTAQMRRLAPRIQAGATVGITAGSRGIQNICPMLAAAIAVVRECGATPVLLAAMGSHGGGTAQGQKEVLDSLGITEQNMGVKVITCDTCRSIGQTPDGLVAYMLDSAFSVDAIIPINRVKTHTSFKGCVESGMCKKLVVGLGGPGGAGQFHSLGQSQLPRLLVDVAKIILKKMPVIGGVAIVENAYEETALIEALPAEAMIEREVELLAWSKTLMPALPVDSLHGLVVEEMGKNFSGTGVDTNIIGRLRITGEAEPASPKIRYVSVLDLTEESHGNATGIGLVDFTTQKLVDKVDRKATYLNNLTTTFVTRAFLPTWYDTEQEALETMMFCLRSIPEDQLRLVRVPNTLYLTEFFATEAVLRELTDTERFSLVHEPRPVRFDAQGELLDRIGRPHQD; this is encoded by the coding sequence ATGAGTACAACGCGCAAACCCTTACCGCCCATGGCCCGCGTGCGCCAGAGCTTCACGCGCCCCAGGGTGGACGACCCCGTTGCCGCAATGACTGCCCAGATGCGTCGCCTTGCGCCGCGCATCCAGGCCGGCGCTACAGTGGGCATTACCGCCGGCAGCCGCGGCATCCAGAACATCTGCCCCATGCTGGCAGCCGCCATCGCCGTGGTGCGCGAGTGCGGCGCAACCCCCGTGCTGCTGGCCGCCATGGGCAGCCACGGCGGTGGTACGGCCCAGGGGCAGAAAGAGGTTCTCGACAGTCTGGGCATTACCGAACAAAACATGGGCGTCAAGGTTATTACCTGCGACACCTGCCGCAGCATCGGCCAGACTCCGGACGGGCTCGTGGCCTATATGCTGGATTCGGCCTTTTCCGTGGACGCCATCATCCCTATAAACCGCGTCAAGACCCACACCTCCTTCAAGGGCTGTGTGGAAAGCGGCATGTGCAAAAAACTGGTGGTGGGTCTGGGCGGCCCTGGCGGGGCCGGGCAGTTTCACAGCCTGGGGCAATCCCAGTTGCCGCGCCTGCTGGTAGATGTGGCCAAGATCATTCTGAAAAAGATGCCCGTCATCGGCGGCGTGGCCATTGTGGAAAATGCCTATGAAGAAACAGCGCTTATTGAAGCCCTGCCCGCTGAGGCTATGATTGAGCGGGAAGTGGAGCTGCTTGCCTGGTCCAAGACCCTCATGCCCGCCCTGCCCGTGGACAGCCTGCACGGCCTGGTGGTGGAAGAAATGGGCAAAAACTTCAGCGGCACGGGGGTAGACACCAACATTATCGGCCGCCTGCGCATTACCGGCGAAGCCGAACCGGCAAGCCCGAAGATCCGTTACGTTTCCGTGCTGGACCTCACGGAGGAATCCCACGGCAACGCCACAGGCATAGGCTTGGTGGATTTCACTACCCAGAAGCTGGTGGACAAGGTGGACCGTAAGGCCACCTACCTCAACAACCTCACCACCACCTTTGTGACCCGGGCCTTTCTGCCCACGTGGTATGACACGGAGCAGGAAGCCCTGGAAACCATGATGTTCTGCCTGCGGAGCATTCCAGAGGATCAGTTGCGCCTGGTGCGGGTGCCCAACACCCTCTACCTCACAGAATTCTTTGCCACCGAGGCCGTACTGCGCGAACTTACGGATACAGAACGTTTTAGCCTGGTGCACGAGCCGCGCCCGGTACGCTTTGACGCCCAGGGAGAATTGCTGGACCGCATCGGCAGACCCCACCAGGATTGA
- a CDS encoding methyl-accepting chemotaxis protein, with translation MKIGLLKKILLGILLPAIAGLLLVAGVSYKMAEQALRGQIRTDMTALLESQSIGLNGVFLGLTESLKTLSENQRISDYIDAYERGDDPDLLQGRLAQRTDQALRSFTDNNRSVYFAGLLAPDGTVLGHHLKGATQASEKFVGTSFADRSYYAKARQGEPCVEGIISAATGKTATVVAFPIKRDGRVAAIVMAGIANADLAAGTTNLIKVGSKGQVYAYDLKGHMVLHSDIKRMGKDESASPHVQELLRQGQGRTRFVNAQGEEKGLYYRTMPVEGWVLCVEFDREEIFSPVRDMLGNSALLTLGCALLVGFIIFWVVRGIVRLLGGISSLAEAVAGGRLELDAKENTLLDTARRRGDEFSVLGQAMGHMVGNIKQLLDESAAKTQAAEQAGEEARQATARAEEAARQAESAKQEGMLAAAGQLEEVVSVISSASSQLAAQVEQVNRGASASAQRLGEAATAMNEMNATVQEVAKNAAEASGAAENTRVSATNGAEIVRGALESIGEVHSVSLALKDDMGKLNEHALSISKIMGVISDIADQTNLLALNAAIEAARAGEAGRGFAVVADEVRKLAEKTMASTNDVGNAIKAIQESTAQSVEAMDSALGAVEKATRYAQDSGAALHQIVESVGGAADQVSAIATASEQQSAASEEINQSIVQVNDMSGQTATAMDEAAKAVAELAAQARRLSDLVADMKRG, from the coding sequence GTGAAAATCGGTTTGTTGAAAAAAATATTGTTGGGAATACTGCTGCCGGCCATTGCCGGGCTGCTTCTGGTGGCGGGGGTAAGCTACAAAATGGCGGAGCAAGCCCTGCGCGGGCAGATCCGTACGGATATGACCGCCCTGCTGGAAAGTCAGAGCATTGGTCTGAACGGCGTCTTCCTGGGGCTTACGGAATCGCTGAAGACGCTTTCAGAAAATCAGCGTATCAGCGATTACATCGACGCCTATGAGCGCGGCGACGATCCGGATCTTTTGCAGGGCAGGCTGGCCCAGCGCACGGATCAGGCCCTGCGCTCCTTTACGGACAACAACCGCAGCGTTTATTTTGCCGGGTTGCTGGCTCCGGATGGCACAGTGCTGGGGCACCATCTCAAAGGCGCGACCCAGGCCAGTGAAAAATTTGTCGGCACCAGCTTTGCCGACCGGAGCTACTATGCCAAGGCACGGCAGGGTGAGCCCTGCGTTGAAGGCATCATCAGCGCTGCTACGGGCAAGACGGCCACGGTAGTGGCTTTTCCCATCAAGCGCGACGGCAGGGTGGCGGCCATTGTGATGGCGGGCATTGCCAACGCCGACTTGGCTGCCGGCACCACCAATTTGATCAAGGTGGGCAGCAAAGGGCAGGTCTATGCCTATGATCTCAAAGGCCATATGGTGCTGCACTCCGACATCAAGCGCATGGGCAAGGACGAAAGCGCCAGCCCCCATGTGCAGGAACTGTTGCGGCAGGGGCAGGGCCGTACCCGTTTTGTCAACGCGCAAGGGGAGGAAAAGGGCCTTTATTACAGAACGATGCCCGTGGAAGGCTGGGTTTTGTGCGTGGAGTTTGACCGGGAAGAAATTTTCAGCCCCGTGCGCGATATGCTGGGCAACAGCGCATTGCTGACTCTGGGCTGCGCGTTGCTGGTGGGCTTTATTATTTTTTGGGTCGTGCGGGGCATCGTGCGGCTTTTGGGCGGCATTTCCTCCTTGGCCGAAGCCGTGGCCGGGGGCCGTCTGGAGTTGGACGCCAAGGAAAATACCCTGCTGGACACGGCCCGGCGTCGCGGGGACGAATTCAGCGTGCTGGGGCAGGCCATGGGCCACATGGTGGGCAACATCAAACAATTGCTGGACGAAAGCGCAGCCAAGACCCAGGCGGCGGAGCAGGCCGGGGAAGAAGCCCGACAGGCCACGGCCAGGGCCGAAGAAGCGGCCCGACAGGCCGAAAGCGCCAAGCAGGAAGGCATGCTTGCCGCCGCCGGCCAACTGGAAGAGGTGGTCAGCGTTATTTCCAGTGCATCCAGTCAGCTGGCGGCCCAGGTGGAGCAGGTCAACCGGGGGGCCTCCGCCTCGGCACAACGCCTGGGCGAAGCCGCTACAGCCATGAACGAAATGAACGCCACCGTGCAGGAAGTGGCCAAAAATGCCGCTGAGGCCTCCGGCGCTGCGGAAAACACCCGTGTCAGCGCCACCAATGGAGCCGAAATCGTGCGCGGCGCTCTGGAGAGCATTGGCGAAGTGCATTCCGTTTCGCTGGCCCTTAAGGACGACATGGGCAAACTTAACGAGCACGCCCTGTCCATCAGCAAGATTATGGGCGTCATTTCGGATATAGCGGACCAGACCAATCTGCTGGCCCTCAATGCGGCCATTGAGGCGGCCCGCGCCGGTGAGGCGGGGCGCGGCTTTGCCGTGGTGGCCGACGAAGTGCGCAAATTGGCCGAAAAGACCATGGCCTCCACCAATGATGTGGGCAACGCCATCAAGGCCATTCAGGAAAGCACGGCCCAGAGCGTGGAGGCCATGGATTCAGCTCTGGGCGCGGTGGAAAAAGCCACCAGATATGCGCAGGATTCCGGCGCGGCCCTGCACCAGATTGTGGAGAGCGTAGGCGGCGCGGCGGACCAGGTCAGCGCCATTGCCACGGCCAGCGAGCAGCAATCCGCCGCCAGCGAGGAGATTAACCAGTCCATAGTCCAGGTCAACGACATGTCCGGGCAAACTGCCACCGCCATGGACGAAGCGGCCAAGGCTGTGGCCGAACTGGCGGCCCAGGCCCGCCGTCTGAGCGATCTTGTCGCTGATATGAAACGGGGCTAA
- the nifH gene encoding nitrogenase iron protein, which produces MRQVAIYGKGGIGKSTTTQNLNAGLAEMGKNIMIVGCDPKADSTRLILGGLAQQSVLDTLREEGEDIDLDLVLKEGFKGIRCVESGGPEPGVGCAGRGIITSIGLLERLGAYTDDLDYVFYDVLGDVVCGGFAMPIREGKAQEIYIVASGEMMALYAANNICKGIKKYANTGGVRLGGIICNSRNVDGEADLVSAVAKEIGTQMIHFVPRDNMVQRAEINKQTVIQFDPSCTQAGQYRTLAQKIDGNDMFVVPKPLSQERLEELLMEHGLLEA; this is translated from the coding sequence ATGCGACAGGTAGCTATTTACGGCAAGGGCGGCATCGGCAAGTCCACCACCACACAAAACCTTAACGCCGGCTTGGCCGAGATGGGCAAGAACATCATGATCGTGGGCTGCGACCCTAAGGCCGACTCCACCCGCCTTATCCTGGGCGGCCTGGCCCAGCAGAGCGTGCTGGACACCCTGCGTGAGGAAGGCGAGGACATCGACCTTGATCTGGTTCTGAAGGAAGGCTTCAAGGGCATCCGCTGTGTGGAATCAGGCGGGCCCGAACCCGGCGTGGGCTGCGCCGGGCGCGGCATCATTACCTCCATCGGCCTGCTGGAGCGCCTGGGCGCGTACACCGACGATCTGGACTACGTTTTCTACGACGTCCTCGGCGACGTGGTCTGCGGTGGTTTTGCCATGCCCATCCGCGAAGGCAAAGCCCAGGAAATCTACATCGTGGCCTCAGGCGAGATGATGGCCCTCTACGCGGCCAACAACATCTGCAAGGGCATCAAAAAGTACGCCAACACCGGCGGCGTGCGCCTGGGCGGCATCATCTGCAACAGCCGCAACGTGGACGGCGAGGCCGACCTTGTCTCCGCCGTGGCCAAGGAGATCGGCACGCAGATGATCCACTTTGTCCCGCGCGACAACATGGTCCAGCGCGCGGAAATCAACAAGCAGACCGTCATCCAGTTCGACCCCTCCTGCACGCAGGCCGGTCAGTACCGCACCCTGGCCCAGAAGATAGACGGCAACGATATGTTTGTGGTGCCCAAGCCCCTCTCCCAGGAACGCCTGGAAGAGCTGCTTATGGAACATGGTCTGCTGGAAGCCTAA
- a CDS encoding P-II family nitrogen regulator yields MQMIRTIIRPEKTTEVLSELLAAGFPAVTKLDVVGRGKQKGIMVGDIQYDEIPKQMLMLVVSDEDKDDAVRVILRTAKTGDGHYGDGRIFVAPVSESWTISSGKSGL; encoded by the coding sequence ATGCAAATGATCCGCACCATCATCCGCCCCGAAAAAACCACAGAAGTGCTTTCCGAGCTGCTGGCCGCGGGCTTCCCCGCCGTGACCAAGCTCGATGTGGTGGGCCGGGGCAAACAAAAGGGCATCATGGTCGGCGACATCCAGTATGACGAAATCCCCAAGCAGATGCTCATGCTGGTGGTCAGCGACGAGGATAAGGACGACGCCGTCCGCGTGATTCTGCGCACTGCCAAAACCGGCGACGGGCACTACGGCGACGGCCGCATCTTTGTGGCCCCCGTAAGCGAATCCTGGACCATCAGCAGCGGCAAGTCCGGGCTTTAG